The proteins below come from a single Deltaproteobacteria bacterium genomic window:
- the purD gene encoding phosphoribosylamine--glycine ligase, producing the protein MKILVIGSGGREHALVWKLSQSPQKPKIFCAPGNAGIASLAECIAIPATDIQALLQFVKTQNVSLTVVGPEVPLAGGIVDLFHAEGLSIFGPTKSAAQLESSKIFTKEFCKRHKIPQAPFAVFTDPQAAKEYLNDSDFPVVIKADGLAQGKGVIICDTRDEAETTIDKMLVEKKFGEASRSIVIENFLVGDEVSFLAIVDGEHILPLASAKDHKRLLDHDQGPNTGGMGAYSPASLATPALYEKVMERIMIPTVKGMADEGNPFVGILYAGLMISNGEPELLEFNVRFGDPEAQVILPRLRTDLLQLIQETLDGNLRHLRLSWEVKVSVCVVMASEGYPEKYATGYPIEGLKKASATLETFVFHAGTQLNEGHIVTAGGRVLCVTALGDDLHSAAQLSYGVAGQITWPGCYYRKDIGL; encoded by the coding sequence ATGAAAATCCTCGTCATCGGTTCGGGGGGGAGGGAACATGCTTTGGTCTGGAAGCTTTCCCAGTCTCCCCAAAAACCAAAGATTTTTTGTGCCCCCGGAAATGCTGGAATTGCTTCGCTTGCAGAATGCATTGCGATTCCTGCAACGGATATTCAGGCTTTGCTCCAGTTTGTTAAAACGCAAAATGTCAGTTTAACTGTTGTGGGACCTGAAGTGCCTTTGGCAGGCGGGATTGTCGATCTTTTTCATGCAGAGGGACTTTCCATTTTCGGACCGACAAAATCTGCCGCGCAATTAGAATCTTCCAAAATATTTACCAAAGAATTTTGCAAGCGCCATAAAATTCCCCAAGCCCCTTTCGCGGTCTTCACAGATCCCCAAGCGGCAAAAGAATATCTTAACGACTCTGATTTTCCCGTTGTCATCAAAGCGGATGGTTTGGCGCAGGGGAAAGGCGTCATTATTTGTGACACCCGCGATGAAGCCGAAACAACCATTGATAAAATGCTCGTCGAAAAAAAGTTTGGAGAGGCTTCCCGCTCCATTGTGATCGAAAATTTTTTGGTGGGAGATGAAGTTTCTTTTTTGGCGATTGTGGATGGAGAACATATTTTGCCTTTGGCTTCGGCAAAAGATCATAAACGTCTTTTGGATCACGATCAGGGCCCGAACACCGGAGGGATGGGGGCTTATTCTCCCGCCTCACTTGCAACTCCGGCTCTTTACGAAAAAGTGATGGAACGCATTATGATTCCTACTGTCAAGGGAATGGCAGACGAAGGAAATCCCTTCGTTGGAATTTTGTATGCGGGTTTAATGATTTCCAATGGGGAACCCGAGCTTTTGGAATTCAATGTCCGCTTTGGAGATCCCGAAGCGCAGGTGATTTTGCCGCGATTGCGTACCGATCTGTTGCAATTAATTCAGGAAACTTTGGATGGAAATTTGCGTCATCTTCGTCTTTCGTGGGAGGTAAAAGTTTCTGTTTGCGTAGTGATGGCGTCTGAAGGCTACCCTGAAAAATATGCTACGGGTTATCCCATTGAAGGTTTGAAAAAGGCATCGGCCACTCTGGAAACATTTGTTTTTCATGCGGGCACCCAATTAAACGAAGGTCATATTGTCACGGCAGGTGGGCGTGTTTTATGTGTCACCGCGCTGGGCGATGATTTGCACAGTGCCGCTCAATTGTCCTATGGAGTTGCGGGCCAAATCACATGGCCCGGTTGTTATTATCGAAAAGATATCGGTTTATGA